One part of the Flavobacterium johnsoniae UW101 genome encodes these proteins:
- a CDS encoding NAD(P)/FAD-dependent oxidoreductase, with amino-acid sequence MLDYLIVGSGLAGISFAEIALKNNKSILVVDDKSQNSSRIAGGLYNPVILKRFSEVWNAKEHLVLMNEFYEQVEGKLQEKFNFKMPILRKFFSIEEQNNWFAASDKINLAPFLSTKLITKKYQGIDSPHDYGEVLHTGYVKTGQLLESYREYLKKNDLLLEESFHSSFLEILDSGIQYKSIKARHIIFAEGFGLHKNPYFNYLPLDGTKGELFLIKAPDLKLDVIVNTSVFILPVGGNLYKVGATYNWHDKTDLPTEEGKQELIDRIKEIITCDFEIIKHFAGVRPTVADRRPIIGTHEAYKSIHLLNGLGTRGVMLGPALAKMLYDNIENGTPIDREADIKRFHKRYLKSLIPDRP; translated from the coding sequence ATGCTTGATTATTTAATCGTCGGATCTGGATTAGCCGGAATTTCCTTTGCTGAAATCGCCCTTAAAAACAATAAATCTATTTTAGTTGTTGATGACAAATCCCAAAATTCTTCGAGAATTGCAGGAGGCTTGTACAATCCGGTTATCTTAAAACGTTTTAGTGAAGTCTGGAATGCAAAAGAGCATTTGGTTTTAATGAATGAATTCTATGAACAAGTTGAAGGAAAGCTGCAGGAAAAATTCAATTTTAAAATGCCAATTCTTCGAAAGTTTTTCTCAATTGAAGAGCAGAATAATTGGTTCGCTGCTTCAGATAAAATTAACCTGGCTCCCTTTTTATCTACAAAACTTATTACTAAAAAATACCAGGGTATTGACTCCCCTCATGATTATGGAGAAGTTCTGCATACTGGTTATGTAAAAACCGGGCAATTATTAGAAAGTTACAGAGAGTATCTAAAAAAGAATGATTTACTTCTTGAAGAATCTTTTCACAGCTCTTTTCTGGAAATTCTTGATTCAGGAATTCAGTACAAAAGTATCAAAGCCCGTCATATCATATTTGCAGAAGGTTTTGGACTGCATAAAAACCCTTATTTTAATTACCTGCCTTTGGATGGAACAAAAGGTGAACTGTTTTTAATAAAAGCGCCTGATTTAAAACTAGATGTTATTGTTAACACAAGTGTTTTTATTCTGCCTGTTGGAGGTAATTTATATAAAGTTGGTGCAACTTACAATTGGCATGATAAAACGGATCTCCCAACCGAAGAAGGAAAACAAGAGCTTATAGATCGTATTAAAGAAATTATTACCTGCGATTTTGAGATCATAAAACACTTTGCCGGAGTAAGGCCAACAGTTGCCGACAGAAGACCTATAATAGGAACTCATGAGGCATACAAATCTATTCATCTTCTTAACGGATTAGGAACACGCGGTGTAATGCTGGGACCGGCATTGGCAAAAATGTTATATGATAATATTGAAAATGGAACTCCAATAGACCGTGAAGCAGATATAAAACGCTTCCATAAAAGATATTTGAAATCTCTTATTCCTGACCGGCCTTAG